A region of the Romboutsia hominis genome:
CTGATAATAAATTTGTATTTGTAGGAAGTGAACTTGACTTATATATATTATTAAGCGATAAAATAAGAGAACTAAAAGAAATAGGTGAAGTTTATTATTCTGATAAGTTTAAATACAACATATTAAATCCAAATATAAATGCAAGTGTAAATGAAAATAAAGATAGAAAGTACTTAGAAATTAACTTTAATATTGAAAATGTTGATGAAAAAGAGTACAAAAAAATATTAAAAGCCTTTAAGGAAAAGAAGAGATTTTACAAGCTTAAAAATGATACTATAATAGATTTAAAAGATGATAAAGCACAAGAGTTTTTTAAACTATTAGATACATTAGTTGGTGATTTAACTAAAGATATAAGTAGTAGTAAGTTAAAGATAAATAATAACAAGGCTATATATTTAAATGAACTTTTAAAAAATGATGAATTAGAATTTATAAGTGGTAAAGAGTATTTAAAATCAATAGCAGATAAAATAAATACTATTAATAATATAGATATTAAAGTACCTAAAAATCTAAATGCAATATTAAGAGATTACCAAATAGATGGGTATAAGTGGCTTAATACTTTAAATCATTATGAGTTTGGTGGTATACTTGCAGATGAAATGGGACTTGGTAAAACTATACAAACAATATCTTTTTTACTTTCAAAGGAAAATAAAAAAAGTCTAATAATAACTCCAACTTCCCTAGTACATAACTGGAAGGATGAAATAGAAAACTTTGCTCCAAGTATGAAAGTACTAATTATGCATGGAGATAAAAATCAAAGAATTAAATTATTTAAGGAAATTAGTGAAGTAGATGTAGTACTTACTACATATTCAACTCTTAGAAATGATTTTGAGTATTATGAAAAAATGTATTTTGATTATTTAGTAATAGATGAAGCTCAAAATATAAAAAATCCATTTGCTAAAAACACAGAATGTGTTAAAAATATAAATGCAGGGGTTAAATTTGCTTTAACTGGAACACCTATTGAAAATAATTTAATAGAACTTTGGTCTATATTTGATTTTTTAATGCCAGGATATTTATTCAATAGAAGGTCTTTTGAAGAAAAATTTATAAAAGGCGATAATAAAAATATAGATGAACTTAAGAAAATGATAAATCCATTTATATTAAGAAGACTTAAAAAAGATGTTTTAGAAGAATTGCCAGAAAAAATTGAGAAGAAGTTCTTCGTTGAAATGAACAAACCTCAGAAAAAAGCATACACAGCACTTGTAAATGACATAAACAAAAAAAGGGAAAATGAAGAGTTCAAACAAGATAAAATAACTATATTTTCATATTTAACAAAGCTTAGACAGCTTTGTCTAGACCCATCTATACTAATAGAAGACTATAGTGGTGGAAGTTCTAAAATTGATGTTTGTTTAGAATTAATAAAAGAAAATATAAATGAAGGACATAAGATATTACTATTTTCTCAGTTTACATCAGTACTTAAAAATCTAGGAGATAGATTAGATAAAGAGAATATAAATTATTCTTATTTAGATGGTTCAACTAGTGCAAACAAGAGAATAAACCTTGTTAATGAATTTAATGAAGGTGATAAAAATAAGGTATTTTTAATATCCCTAAAAGCAGGAGGAACAGGTCTTAACTTAACAAGTGCAGATATTGTTATACATTTTGACCCTTGGTGGAATCCAGCTATTGAAGACCAAGCAACTGATAGAGCACATAGATTTGGTCAAAAAAATGTTGTAGAAGTCATAAAGCTTATAGCTAAAGGAACTATTGAGGAAAAGATTATAAAGCTTCAAGATGATAAAAAAGATTTAATTGAAAATATTATAAGTGGTGATATGAATAACTCTTCATTATTATCTAGTTTACGTGAAGAGGATATTAATGAACTATTTAGTTTATAGATGAAACATTAAAGGAGGAACGAATTGTTCCTCCTTATTTAGTATGCTTAGTATTAAGGTATTGAAAAAGTTTGCACATAACAATATAATAAAGACATAAAAAGAGTCTATAAAATGTAAAAAGGATGTGTCACATTGAACAATACATTATCATTAGAAAAAATAATAAACATAGAATCATTCCAAAAAATACAAGATGATATAGCACAAGCTACAGGAATAGCTATAATAATGGTTAATTACGAGGGAAAGGCAATAACAAATCATAGTAATTGTACTAAATTTTGTTCTATGATTAGAAAAATAGATAGATATTCAGCCATTTGTGAAAAATGTGATTCAAGAGGTGGACTAGAATCTGTAAGAATGAAAAATTCATATATATATATATGCCATAAAGGTTTAGTAGACTTTGCTGCACCAATAATAGTTAAAGATCAATACTTAGGTGCTGTTATGGCTGGTCAAGTTCTACTTGAAGATAATGAAAATATCGAATTAGAAGAAATTGTACGGGTAAATAAAGACTTTGATAATTTAGGTGAAGATTTAAAAAAAGAGCTAGAAAAAGAATATAAAAACTTACCTGTTGTTAGTATTACGAAGATAAAAGCCATAGCACAAATGATGTTTCATATTAGTAACTATATAGTGGAAGAAGCAATTCTTAAAATGTCATTAAATGAAGCT
Encoded here:
- a CDS encoding DEAD/DEAH box helicase; its protein translation is MILDKINSNAKKITNITRWSRGQEYYEIGNVYNLNIFIEGKYICIHSIVEGSKAYIDYKNELALNLENLALEDTSCTCDDYIKNKKSNSHPYMCKHLVATFLEAIYDIKQSKEEFPLETLHENIKSIETIDIIEKKTPQDMILESIETEEKINLEVLIDTSTNQQYAKVEFKIGKNKMYVLKSLSDFTEARKFGSSITYGKDFKYEPKKHTFSSQDEAIASYIDEMVTINEQFKVLQKDKDQIELVEGKILNIIGDSLKRFLTTLGNKRIKIKIDDIIYEPNILYKDLPISFNIEDKNDKLVISSDENMPIPLNEKADVFFYNGDIYLPSINQYSSYKHFYKHLKEDNSIKFDKSKVQEVITKVIPKLEQASLNVSIDENISKKIRKDLNTKIYLDRKKDLIILDLKFIYGNEKENKDYYIIRDVNKENNIKEVLNNLKFEEETDNKFVFVGSELDLYILLSDKIRELKEIGEVYYSDKFKYNILNPNINASVNENKDRKYLEINFNIENVDEKEYKKILKAFKEKKRFYKLKNDTIIDLKDDKAQEFFKLLDTLVGDLTKDISSSKLKINNNKAIYLNELLKNDELEFISGKEYLKSIADKINTINNIDIKVPKNLNAILRDYQIDGYKWLNTLNHYEFGGILADEMGLGKTIQTISFLLSKENKKSLIITPTSLVHNWKDEIENFAPSMKVLIMHGDKNQRIKLFKEISEVDVVLTTYSTLRNDFEYYEKMYFDYLVIDEAQNIKNPFAKNTECVKNINAGVKFALTGTPIENNLIELWSIFDFLMPGYLFNRRSFEEKFIKGDNKNIDELKKMINPFILRRLKKDVLEELPEKIEKKFFVEMNKPQKKAYTALVNDINKKRENEEFKQDKITIFSYLTKLRQLCLDPSILIEDYSGGSSKIDVCLELIKENINEGHKILLFSQFTSVLKNLGDRLDKENINYSYLDGSTSANKRINLVNEFNEGDKNKVFLISLKAGGTGLNLTSADIVIHFDPWWNPAIEDQATDRAHRFGQKNVVEVIKLIAKGTIEEKIIKLQDDKKDLIENIISGDMNNSSLLSSLREEDINELFSL
- a CDS encoding PocR ligand-binding domain-containing protein → MNNTLSLEKIINIESFQKIQDDIAQATGIAIIMVNYEGKAITNHSNCTKFCSMIRKIDRYSAICEKCDSRGGLESVRMKNSYIYICHKGLVDFAAPIIVKDQYLGAVMAGQVLLEDNENIELEEIVRVNKDFDNLGEDLKKELEKEYKNLPVVSITKIKAIAQMMFHISNYIVEEAILKMSLNEASHKLKEENKKNQLEEVNIEIEEENIDENVNLKINEENEIKSPIIQAIEYIDNNINENITLDKISLVCNLSQCYFSKLFKKETGLNFINYLNSKKISKAKELLVSTDEPINNIAINLGFEDCGYFIRVFKKSENITPKKYRDLHIKNSSI